The genome window CCGGACAATGGCGCGCTGGAATTCGTCCGAGGCTCCCATGCATGGGGCGCGAAATATCGGCCCTTCAAAACAGACCAACTCGGCGCGTTTTCGCATTACCTTGAACAGGGGAATCCTGACTACATAGACATGCCGGATTTTGAGGCGGATCGCGCCGACTATGACATATTTCACTTCGAAAATATGGCGCCGGGCGATGCGCTTGCGTTCGACGGGATGTCGGTACATTCGGCGATGGGCAACCGCACCTCAACACGGCGGCGGCGGGGGTATGCGATCCGGTTTGCCGTCGATGGCGCGACCTATGACCCCAGGGATGAGGTCACGGAATGGCTGCATGACGACACGTTGGAAAAAGGCGCGCCCTTTCGCGGCGGCCGCTTTCCGGTCATCTATGAAATCTAAGGCGACAATCGGGCCGTCAGTCGTGTGACCAGACTGAACATTGGTGAATGCGCAATATGCGCCTCGTCCACCTTCAACGCAGGGTGGCGGGCCGACAGCAGGCGGATCACCTCTTCAACCTCGGCGGTGACGGCGAAACGGCCGATGCAGGAAAATACGCCGCCGCCGAAGTTCATATGCGGTGGTTCGTCGGTGCGGTCGATATCAAAGTCGGCCGGGGCCGCATAGTAGCGTTCATCCCAATGGGTCGCGCCGATGTTGGCGAATACCGGGGTGCCAACGGGCAGCGTCACGCCCGCAATCTGGTGTTCTTCCAGCACCTCGCGCGAGGTTGAGATTGTGCGCGGATGAAACCGCATCACCTCACGCACCGCTTGGGGCACCAGTGCCGGATCGTCGTGCAGCCGGGCCCAGACCTTGGGTCGCGAGGCCAGCTCGATAATCGCCAATGCAATCTGATGAGAGCTGTTGTCGGTATTCGCCTCGGCCAGTTTGATAACCCAATTGCGCAGGTCATCGCTGTCCAGCTGACCGTCCTGTTCAGCGCGGATCATGTCTGACAACAGGTCATCGCCAAGGTTTTCGCGCCGCGCCGCAATATGCCGGTCGGCATAGTCGATCAGCGCTTCGAAGGCGGCGATGATTTCGGGGGTGTGGTCGGGATTGCGGGTATGGACCTGCTGGACGCTGTGGGACGTGCGCGCGACGAAGTCTGCGTCTTCAAACGGCGCGCCAATCCAATAACAAAAGATCGCCGAAGGGATCGGATCGCATAGCGCCGTAATCAGATCGACAGGTTGATCGGTCGGCACCGCATCGACCACCCGGCGGACTGTGGCGACAATATCGGCGCGAAAGGCCTCAATACCGCCCTCGCTCATCAGCCTTGTCATCGGGCGGCGCAGATCCCGGCGCCGGTCGCCGCGATTGAAGAACGAGATAGAGTTACGCTTGTACTCCAGCGGTCGCCCCTCGGGCAGGCCAAGCACGCCCATCAGTTTCGGGTGGCCGGTGCCAAGGCGGCGATCCAGGATCGCCCTTCGGCACAGATCATAATCCAGAATCTCAACCCCGCGCCGGGATCGCGCAATCTTCCAGCGCTGCGCCCAGCCTGCCAGGGTTTGAAATGGCCGCGCTGTGTAGTCTGCCGACGCGAAGTCCAGTTCGGGAAGGTCCAGCAGTTCAGCGTTTAGCGCGGTCATATGTCAGGCGTGCCGCCTCTGGCTTAAGTCTGTTCGGCCTTGATAGCACGATCCAGCATCACGCGGAACGTCTTTGCCCCCGCATCCAGCCCCAGATCAATATTCGGCGTGCGCGCGTGCTTCATGCCCTCATGCACCTTGACCAGAATGTCGCGATCTTCTTCGAACGCAAGGCGCGCGCCGTCGTTCATGAAATTCGAGACCTCGGCGTCATTCGGGCGGCCATTGCGATGCTGGAACCAGAAATAACGCGACCGATCCTCATCAATCGGGGTCATGAAGTTATAGCTGATGTTGATGAAGGTCTGTTCGACCGGGGTGCTGTCATACCCGCCCGTGCCGACGGGCGTGTAGATCGATTTGTTCAGACCAATCGCAGGCAGGCACATCTCGTAATGCTGAAGGCGGTCGCAGTCGCCTTCGAACTCGACCAGTTTGGCGTAATAGGGCGATGGCGGCTTGTTTGATATCCAGCGCGACACGATCACGCCCCGGTCGGTTTTTTCCAGGTTCAGTTCTTCATCATCGGTGCCGGCACCCGCGAAAGAGGTGACATGAACCCAGGCCACATGTGACGGATCCAGAAGGTTGTCGCAGATCCACAGATAGTTGCAGTCGATATCCATCACCCCGCCATCGGTCAGACCCCAGGCCGGATTGTCGAAGTTTTCCACAGGGAAGATCTTGTCAGGATCAGCCAGCGCCGGGTCGCCCATCCAGATCCACAACAAGCGGTATCGGTCGACCACGGGATAGGATCTGACAACGGCGCGGCGCGGGATCGCGTCGGCCTGCGTAGGTGCGGCCACACAAGCGCCGGTGCAATCGAACGTCAGCCCGTGATAGCCGCATTCGACGTGATCGCCCTTCAGGTTGCCATCCGACAGGGGCAGCTTGCGATGCGGACAGGCGTTTTCCAGCGCAACAGGCGTGCCGTCTTCCTGACGATACAGCACGATGTTTTCATTCAGAAATGTCTCGGCCGTCAGCGCCCGGCCGATGTCTTTGCTCCAGGCTGCGACATACCAGCAGTTCTTCAGAAACATCTTTTCGCACTCCGTCTGGTCAGGTTTGTCTGGTCAGGTTTCCGGGCCAGTATGCGCCAGTCCCATGCGCGCGCACCATCCGGGATTTGTAATAACTCGCATTAGAGGGGCTAATCACCCGGCGGCCCCCAGGGTGGGATTTGTGGCTGTCCGTCGACTTCCGATTTGATCCAGTCCAGAAAGACCGAGACCTTCTGACCGCCGCGACCCGTGGCCGGGCGCGCCAGCCAATAACTGTAGAGCGATTTCGTCACCTGCGGAAAGGGCCGCACCAGCCGCCCGTCGCACAGCGCATCAATCACCAGCGGTTCGCGCCCCATCGCCACCCCAACACCCTCAATCGCGGCCTGAACCACCATGTTGGATTGGCCAAACCGCCGCGTGCGCTGCGGCTTTGGCAACGTGATTTTCTGATCGCGGGCCCAGAATTCCCACGTCGGGCTGGCGGCACCCTGGGGCAGATTCTCATCCTCAAGGAAGGTATGTCTGGCCAGATCCTCGATGGTCCTGAGCTGCGGCAGAAGGGATGGCGCACAGACCGGAAACAGGCTTTCGCCCATCAATAATTCGGCGGAATTCCCCGGATAGTCACCCCGGCCATACCGGATCGCCACATCGGCATCGGTGCCCGACGCCGGCTGTGTGCCGGTATCCGTGGCGATGGAAATGGACAGTTCGGGATGCGCAAGATCAAAGCGTAAAAGCCGTGGAAACAACCAGTTAAAGGCAAAGCCCGGCAGGCAGGATACCATGATCGTCCGGTCAGAACGCTGGCGGTCGCGCAATTGGCCGCAGACGTCCGAAATTCGCCCCAACCCTTCCGATATTGCCTGCGCAAGCTGCGCACCTTCGCGGGTTGGGCGTGACTGGCGTGCCCCGCGCACAAGCAGATCCTGACCCAGCCATTCCTCTAGCGTCTTGACGTGCTGACTGACCGCGCTTTGGCTGACGCCCAGTTCGCTGGCGGCGGCCGAAAAACCGGAATGGCGCACAACGGCTTCGAACGCGCGCAGGGCCGAGTAGGGCAGGTTGAGCAACATATTAGCCACTCTAATGACTGCCATTAACACTTTCAAATGCCAGATTGCGGCGCATTGCAGTAATTTCGCTCAGGTTTGCGGGGGGACACATGCGGCAATGACGGACATGACGCCCGAGCGCGGCGCGCGCAATCTGCTTGAAAACTGTGCCGGGGCGCAACGCGGTGACCGGTTACTGATCGCTTATGAACCGCCCGAGTTCGGCTATTTCGACGCCTCTGCCGCGCAGGTTGTCGTCCAGGCCGCGCAATCCATGGGGTTGCAGGTTGATGCGGTCGATGTCGGCTTCAACGCCGCCAACCCGCATCTGCCGCCAGACCTGTTGTCGCGGTTCGAAGCGGCGGACATCATCCTGTTCCTGGCCCGACTGGGCGATCAGCTGCGATTTTCCGAGATGCCGCAGGGCAAGAAGATCATCGTCAGTTTTGCTGTCAATCAAGAGCTTTTTGGCTCAGGTTTCGCCAACGGGCATCACGCGGCCTTCATGCAGATCAAGGACGACGTCAACGCGGTGCTTGCCGGCGCGCGTGACGTTCGGATCACCTGCCCGCTGGGGACCGACGTGCGTGGACGGCCCGAAATGAACCTGAGGGCTGGGGGCGATACCTCGATCCTGCGCTTTCCGATGTCGATTTTCACCCCGGTGCCGGGACACAGTTTTTCCGGGCGCGTGGCGCTGACATTCCTGACCGGCACCGGATCGAAATATTACGACAACTATAACATCGAATTCGATCAGACTGTGTTTGCGGTGATGGAAAACGGCCAATTGCAGGGGTTCGAAGGAACCCCCTCAGACACGGCCCGCGCCGAGGCGCAGTATGACCGCGTCGCGTCAATGTTCTCCATCGACCGGAACTTTGTGCACTCCTGGCATGCGGGCATTCACCCCGGCTGCGGGTATCATTGGGACATGCGTGAGAATTACGAACGCTGGGGCGGGTCGGCCTTTGGCAACCCGCGCATCCTGCATTTCCACACTTGCGGCGCCTATGCACCGGGTGAGATCAGTTGGAATGTGTTTGATCCCAGTATTCAGATTGACGGTACGGTTTTTTGGGAGGACGGAAAATTTCATGCCAACCGCCTTCCGAACGGGCCTGACATCCTTGCCCAATACCCTTGCGCGGCAGCGCTGTTTGAACATCCCGACCACAATATCGGTCTGCGCCTGGCCAGTTGAGGTCTGCGACCAATCGCTCGCTTGATCGAATCGCGGTGTGTTGATTAAATATTCGCCAATGGGGCCGGGGCGACCGGATCCCATGGTGCGGAGCACTCCCGTCTCCGGCGCTGGCAGAACAGGATCGTATGTAGACCTGCGCCAGCAGAATATTCGGACCTTCCCATGACAGACGCTATCGTCACGCCGCTGACCCAGGCCTTGGCCGAAGGCAAGCTCAGCCGCGCAGAGTTGAAATCCTTCATGCAACGCTCGGACGCGCCCGCCTTTCGCAGGCTGGCCATCTGGGTGCTGGTACTGGTAGCAACCACCACGCTGATCACCCTGGCCTGGAACAGCTGGCTGATCTGGCCGGCCATGTTTGTTCACGGCGTGGTACTGGTGCACCATTTTTCGCTTCAGCATGAGTGCGTGCATCATACGGTATTCCGCACCCGCTGGCTGAACGATCTGGTCGGCCAGCTCTGCGGGTTGATCATCATCCTGCCGCACCGTTTTTTCCGATATGAGCACTGCGATCACCACACCTATACCCAGACCTCCGGTGACGACCCCGAGCTGATTTCCCTGCCGCAAAGCCTTGGCGCATATCTGTGGTATCTGACCGCCATCCCCTATTGGCGCGGCAAATTCACCGAGGTTTTTCGCCACGCATCCGGCAACCTGAACGCGGTCGAGAAGCGCTTCATCCCCAAGGTCGAACATGCAGCGGTATTCCGCGATGCCCGCATGATGCTGAGTGTCTATGGCGTGCTGCTTCTGGGCAGCATCCTGACCGGCTGGTCGGGTTTGATCTGGTATTGGATCGTGCCGCTGATCCTGGGCGAACCCGTCATGCGTTTTATCCGCATGACCGAACATGTCGGACGACCGACGGTGTCGCAGATGTCCGAGAATACGCGCACCAACCTCGTCTCGGCCCCGTGGCGATTTCTGTGCTGGAACATGAACTTTCACGCCGAACACCACTATGTCGCCTCGGTGCCGTATCATGCGTTGCCGCGCCTGCACGAAAAGCTGAAGGACCACATTTTCGTGGAACCCGGCGGTTATCTGGCGGCCCACCGCGACATCCTGCGCCAGATCCTGCGCCGCCCCGATAACTCCGGGGCGTGAACCGATGGCGGCAGAAAAACCGTGGCGCGATGTGATTGACGTCGACGCGCTGGAAAAGAACTGGGTCACGCGGGTTGATGTCGGGCCGCGCAGTCTGGCGATCTATGACACGCCCAGCGGCATCTACGCCTCGCTGGCGCTGTGCAATCACGGCGGTGCCGATCTGTGTGACGGCTACTTCGACGGTCACGTCATCGAATGCCCGCTGCATCAGGGGGCGTTCGACGTGCGCGATGGCAAACCCGTCTCGGCCCCGGCCACGCGCAACATGCGCGTTTTCCAGGCACGGGTCCACAACGGCAAGGTGCAACTACGGCTGTGAGGGGCCGCGCCTGCGGATCGCCCCCCCCAATCAGTCCTAGCCCCTGAGCGGCTCGTTGACCCACGCGGCAAGCGCTGCATGGGTCGCAAACCACACATCGCCGCGCGCCTTGGCGTACCCGATCAGCTTGTCGAGGATCCATATCCGCGACCGATACCCGATCACGAACGGATGGAACGTCAGCTGGCACTGGCCGCCTTCGTCATAGGCGGCATCGAACTCGCGTCTTAATATGTCAAACACCGCCTCGGGCGGGGTCCAGGGGCGCGTTGGTGGGTTGCGGTTGAACAGCAGATAGACCGCGTCATCGCGCACCCAGTCGACAGGGATTTCGACAACGCCGGTGGGTTGGCCATCGCTTAGCAATTCGTAACAACTGTCGTCCGCCATCATCGAGCTGTCGTAGGCGAAGCCCAATTCCGCGACCAGTTCAATCGTATGCGCACTCAGATCCCAGTTTGCGGCGCGGTGACCGACCGGTTCGATGCCGGTCATCTGGTGCAGCGCATCACGCGCGCGGATCATCAGATCCCGCTCGGTCGCGCGATCCAGAAGCGAGGTGTTTTCGTGAATCCAGCCATGAGCGCCGACCTCGTGCCCCGCATCGGTGATCCGGCGCAGGGCGTCGGGGTCGATCAGCCCGGCGACTGCTGGTACGAAAAAGCTGGCCGGGACATCGTGACGGCGAAGCACGTCCAGCACGCGCGGCACCCCGGTGCGGCGCCCGAATTCCCCCCAGGCCAGGCGACCAATCGCACGGCCCCCGGCGCCCAGTTCGAAGGTTTCGTGGTCACAGTCGAATGACAGGGCAAGCGCGCAGCGCGCGCCATTCGGCCAGCTTTCCGGTTTCAGGGCCTTGCCGGCGCGCACCCGGTTCACAGCCCCGCGCCAGTCATCCTCCGGCCATTCCCATGGCCGATCCGTCATCGCGGCAGAACTTCGTTCAAGGCGTCGCTGAAGGCACTGACCAGCCTGTCCACCTCGGCCCGCGTGATGCACAGCGGCGGTGCAAACCCGATGATGTTCCCTTCGGGCAAGGCCCGCGCAATAACGCAGCGCTTCAGCATTGCGGCGGCAACGGCGGGGCCGGTGGTCATCGGGTCACCCCAAACACCGGCCTTGGGATCGTCCATCAGTTCCACGGCGGCCAGCAGGCCCGCGCCGCGCACCTCGGCCACGTTCGGGTGGTCTGCGACGGCGTCGCGCAGCCGGTCCAGCAGATAGGGGCCAACCGCACCGGCATTCGCGACCAACCCCATGTCATCGACCAGTTTCAGCGTCGCGACCCCGGCGGCGGCACTGACCGGGTGCGCCGAATAGGTCCAG of Paracoccaceae bacterium contains these proteins:
- a CDS encoding phytanoyl-CoA dioxygenase, coding for MTLTEDLERTQDAYRRDGVVLLRDVLSPEWLQRLRGAVDAEVQKGDRYFAYKNMRERPGTFQDFCLTSDIGQRVAEVAGSPWTALIYDQIFAKEPGTKTQTGWHTDQPYWPVQGPIMTMWIALDPVDPDNGALEFVRGSHAWGAKYRPFKTDQLGAFSHYLEQGNPDYIDMPDFEADRADYDIFHFENMAPGDALAFDGMSVHSAMGNRTSTRRRRGYAIRFAVDGATYDPRDEVTEWLHDDTLEKGAPFRGGRFPVIYEI
- a CDS encoding cytochrome P450; protein product: MTALNAELLDLPELDFASADYTARPFQTLAGWAQRWKIARSRRGVEILDYDLCRRAILDRRLGTGHPKLMGVLGLPEGRPLEYKRNSISFFNRGDRRRDLRRPMTRLMSEGGIEAFRADIVATVRRVVDAVPTDQPVDLITALCDPIPSAIFCYWIGAPFEDADFVARTSHSVQQVHTRNPDHTPEIIAAFEALIDYADRHIAARRENLGDDLLSDMIRAEQDGQLDSDDLRNWVIKLAEANTDNSSHQIALAIIELASRPKVWARLHDDPALVPQAVREVMRFHPRTISTSREVLEEHQIAGVTLPVGTPVFANIGATHWDERYYAAPADFDIDRTDEPPHMNFGGGVFSCIGRFAVTAEVEEVIRLLSARHPALKVDEAHIAHSPMFSLVTRLTARLSP
- a CDS encoding Rieske 2Fe-2S domain-containing protein, whose protein sequence is MFLKNCWYVAAWSKDIGRALTAETFLNENIVLYRQEDGTPVALENACPHRKLPLSDGNLKGDHVECGYHGLTFDCTGACVAAPTQADAIPRRAVVRSYPVVDRYRLLWIWMGDPALADPDKIFPVENFDNPAWGLTDGGVMDIDCNYLWICDNLLDPSHVAWVHVTSFAGAGTDDEELNLEKTDRGVIVSRWISNKPPSPYYAKLVEFEGDCDRLQHYEMCLPAIGLNKSIYTPVGTGGYDSTPVEQTFINISYNFMTPIDEDRSRYFWFQHRNGRPNDAEVSNFMNDGARLAFEEDRDILVKVHEGMKHARTPNIDLGLDAGAKTFRVMLDRAIKAEQT
- a CDS encoding LysR family transcriptional regulator, which encodes MLLNLPYSALRAFEAVVRHSGFSAAASELGVSQSAVSQHVKTLEEWLGQDLLVRGARQSRPTREGAQLAQAISEGLGRISDVCGQLRDRQRSDRTIMVSCLPGFAFNWLFPRLLRFDLAHPELSISIATDTGTQPASGTDADVAIRYGRGDYPGNSAELLMGESLFPVCAPSLLPQLRTIEDLARHTFLEDENLPQGAASPTWEFWARDQKITLPKPQRTRRFGQSNMVVQAAIEGVGVAMGREPLVIDALCDGRLVRPFPQVTKSLYSYWLARPATGRGGQKVSVFLDWIKSEVDGQPQIPPWGPPGD
- a CDS encoding fatty acid desaturase, with the protein product MTDAIVTPLTQALAEGKLSRAELKSFMQRSDAPAFRRLAIWVLVLVATTTLITLAWNSWLIWPAMFVHGVVLVHHFSLQHECVHHTVFRTRWLNDLVGQLCGLIIILPHRFFRYEHCDHHTYTQTSGDDPELISLPQSLGAYLWYLTAIPYWRGKFTEVFRHASGNLNAVEKRFIPKVEHAAVFRDARMMLSVYGVLLLGSILTGWSGLIWYWIVPLILGEPVMRFIRMTEHVGRPTVSQMSENTRTNLVSAPWRFLCWNMNFHAEHHYVASVPYHALPRLHEKLKDHIFVEPGGYLAAHRDILRQILRRPDNSGA
- a CDS encoding Rieske 2Fe-2S domain-containing protein, coding for MAAEKPWRDVIDVDALEKNWVTRVDVGPRSLAIYDTPSGIYASLALCNHGGADLCDGYFDGHVIECPLHQGAFDVRDGKPVSAPATRNMRVFQARVHNGKVQLRL
- a CDS encoding polysaccharide deacetylase family protein, with amino-acid sequence MTDRPWEWPEDDWRGAVNRVRAGKALKPESWPNGARCALALSFDCDHETFELGAGGRAIGRLAWGEFGRRTGVPRVLDVLRRHDVPASFFVPAVAGLIDPDALRRITDAGHEVGAHGWIHENTSLLDRATERDLMIRARDALHQMTGIEPVGHRAANWDLSAHTIELVAELGFAYDSSMMADDSCYELLSDGQPTGVVEIPVDWVRDDAVYLLFNRNPPTRPWTPPEAVFDILRREFDAAYDEGGQCQLTFHPFVIGYRSRIWILDKLIGYAKARGDVWFATHAALAAWVNEPLRG